Proteins from one uncultured Anaeromusa sp. genomic window:
- a CDS encoding nucleoside kinase, with translation MIRVQLTDLGKEIPCPKNRAVRDLLVHYPGDADKVLAVRINHEVKDLNTLLFEDASVEFLDVSTIDGNRIYQRTLSMVLVVAVKELFLQNGDVSVEHSLDGGLYCKLSIKQEVNAQIVARLETRMHEIVAQKRPIIKKVLPRTEAIELFEAEKIHGKVLLLESLERELVSLYYCGDTHNYFYGAMAINTAQVPLFALEPYQDGFVMLFPSREAPREVPAFRDRPKLAKVFQEAESWGSILECTDVGSLNGHLEQGEAASLVRIAEALHEKKIAQVADYIAEHRKEVALVLIAGPSSSGKTTFAQRLMIQLRVNALRPVAISLDDYFVDRAHTPIDEEGKPDFEAIEAIDLELFNHHLSMLLAGEEVEIPRFNFRTGQRDSSGRRIRITDNQPLIIEGIHGLNERLTEVVPKERKIKIYISALTQLSLDQHNRIPTTDARLIRRIVRDHQFRSHDALATLRIWPSVRRGEHRNIFPFQEDADIMFNSALIYELGMLRKHAQPLLEAIGPEHSEYSEAKRLLSFLAYFHAIEDDLVPVNSILREFIGGSCFH, from the coding sequence ATGATACGCGTGCAACTTACTGATCTGGGGAAAGAAATACCCTGTCCTAAAAATAGGGCTGTGCGTGATTTGCTTGTGCATTATCCTGGCGATGCGGACAAGGTTTTGGCGGTAAGGATTAACCATGAAGTCAAGGACTTGAATACGCTGCTGTTTGAGGATGCAAGCGTTGAATTTCTGGATGTTTCAACTATAGATGGAAATCGGATTTATCAGCGTACTTTGTCTATGGTGCTTGTCGTAGCTGTAAAGGAACTTTTTTTGCAAAACGGCGACGTAAGCGTAGAGCATTCGCTGGATGGCGGTTTATATTGCAAACTGTCAATTAAGCAAGAAGTGAATGCGCAAATTGTAGCGCGCCTAGAGACAAGAATGCATGAAATTGTAGCGCAAAAGCGGCCTATTATAAAAAAAGTATTGCCTCGTACAGAAGCTATTGAGCTGTTTGAGGCGGAAAAAATACATGGTAAGGTGCTGTTGCTGGAATCGCTGGAAAGGGAATTGGTCAGCCTCTATTACTGCGGTGACACTCATAATTACTTTTATGGAGCCATGGCTATTAATACGGCGCAAGTCCCTCTTTTTGCGCTGGAGCCGTATCAAGATGGTTTTGTTATGCTCTTTCCGTCGCGGGAAGCGCCGCGGGAGGTGCCTGCTTTTCGGGACCGTCCCAAGTTGGCGAAAGTCTTTCAGGAGGCGGAGTCTTGGGGCAGCATTTTGGAATGTACTGATGTTGGTTCGCTAAATGGTCATTTGGAGCAAGGCGAAGCGGCATCTTTAGTGCGCATTGCTGAGGCCTTGCACGAAAAGAAGATTGCCCAGGTAGCCGATTACATTGCGGAGCATCGGAAAGAAGTGGCATTGGTCTTGATTGCAGGGCCGTCATCATCAGGCAAGACTACCTTTGCGCAGCGCCTCATGATTCAGCTGCGGGTCAATGCGTTGCGGCCGGTGGCTATCTCGTTGGATGACTATTTTGTTGACCGGGCGCATACGCCGATAGACGAAGAGGGAAAACCCGATTTTGAGGCGATTGAAGCTATTGATTTGGAGCTGTTTAATCATCACTTGTCAATGCTGTTAGCTGGCGAAGAAGTAGAAATTCCTCGTTTCAATTTTCGTACAGGGCAAAGGGACTCAAGTGGGCGACGGATTCGAATTACCGATAATCAGCCATTGATTATTGAAGGTATTCACGGCTTGAATGAACGCTTGACAGAAGTTGTTCCGAAGGAGAGAAAGATCAAGATTTATATCAGTGCTTTGACACAGCTTTCTTTGGATCAACATAATCGTATTCCGACTACCGATGCGCGTTTGATTCGACGCATTGTCCGGGATCATCAGTTCCGTTCGCATGATGCCTTGGCTACTTTGCGCATTTGGCCTTCTGTGCGCAGAGGAGAGCATCGTAATATTTTTCCTTTCCAAGAAGATGCTGATATTATGTTTAATTCAGCCTTGATTTATGAGCTGGGCATGTTGCGGAAGCATGCACAGCCTTTGTTGGAAGCTATTGGACCGGAGCATTCGGAATATAGCGAGGCGAAACGTTTGTTGAGCTTCTTAGCGTATTTTCATGCGATTGAAGACGATTTAGTGCCGGTCAATTCGATTCTGCGCGAGTTTATAGGCGGATCGTGCTTTCATTAA
- a CDS encoding inorganic phosphate transporter codes for MPDTLLIAVVVLALVFDYINGFHDTANAIATSVSTRALPPRVAVYMAACLNFAGAMYSTGVAKTIGSDIVTAASMVNEPIIIAAMVGAIFWNLLTWWLGIPSSSSHALIGGVMGAVIISKGMVALKVSGIVKIVLSLVLSPLLAIVCGFLVMNALFWAFRKQAPARVNHQFKKLQILAAAMMSFAHGSNDAQKAMGIITLALVSAGYLDVFDVPFWVKVSAALAMGCGTAFGGWRIIKTMGAKIFKLEPINGFSADINSSLVIFSATLLHLPVSTTHVVSGSIMGVGAAKRINAVRWGVAQQMVMAWVLTIPSTALVSALTYKFIEVLFL; via the coding sequence TGCCTGATACATTGCTGATTGCAGTTGTGGTTCTTGCCTTAGTCTTTGATTATATCAACGGCTTTCATGATACGGCCAATGCGATTGCTACCTCGGTTTCGACGCGGGCTCTGCCGCCGAGGGTGGCTGTATACATGGCGGCATGTTTGAATTTTGCCGGCGCTATGTACAGTACCGGCGTGGCTAAGACCATCGGCAGTGATATTGTTACGGCGGCCAGTATGGTAAACGAACCTATCATTATCGCTGCTATGGTAGGAGCTATTTTTTGGAATTTATTGACTTGGTGGCTGGGCATTCCCAGCAGCTCGTCCCATGCTCTGATTGGCGGTGTTATGGGGGCCGTTATTATTTCGAAGGGAATGGTAGCGCTAAAGGTTTCCGGCATTGTAAAAATTGTTTTATCCTTAGTTCTGTCGCCGCTGTTGGCGATTGTTTGCGGCTTTTTGGTTATGAATGCATTGTTTTGGGCTTTTCGTAAACAAGCCCCAGCACGGGTCAATCACCAATTTAAGAAGCTGCAGATTTTGGCAGCAGCCATGATGTCTTTTGCACATGGCTCTAATGACGCGCAAAAAGCGATGGGTATTATTACTCTGGCTTTAGTCAGCGCCGGCTATTTAGATGTGTTTGATGTTCCGTTTTGGGTGAAAGTATCGGCTGCGTTAGCTATGGGCTGTGGTACGGCTTTTGGCGGGTGGCGTATTATCAAAACAATGGGCGCAAAAATTTTCAAGTTGGAGCCTATTAACGGCTTTTCAGCAGATATCAACTCCTCGCTGGTTATTTTTTCAGCAACGCTGTTGCACCTGCCTGTTAGTACAACCCATGTGGTTTCCGGCTCAATTATGGGCGTGGGGGCGGCTAAACGCATTAATGCGGTACGGTGGGGCGTAGCTCAGCAGATGGTTATGGCTTGGGTGTTGACGATTCCGTCTACTGCGCTGGTCAGCGCGTTGACGTACAAATTTATTGAGGTATTGTTCCTTTAA
- a CDS encoding pyruvate carboxylase subunit B, whose amino-acid sequence MAKKPLRIMETVLRDGHQSLAATRMRITDMLPQLEILDNVGYWALEAWGGATFDTCLRFLNEDPWERLKTLRKHITKTPISMLLRGQNILGYNHYADDVVEAFVAKMVEHGIGVIRIFDALNDIRNLETGIRAGKKAGAHVQGVCVYTISPYHTTESYLELARSLVERGVDSICIKDMAGLIAPYEAYKLVKAMKEDPKIGVPIHLHCHYTSGMASMAYLKAAEAGVDIVDCALSPFAMGTSQPCTESLIATFEGHERDTGLKKEDLYPVADYFSGVKKSLANDFKLNTAFDVSTKVLTFQVPGGMLSNLRNQLKEQGMEDKYDELLEEMPRVRADLGYPPLVTPTSQIVGSMATFNVMMQSFGQERYSQVPREVKDLARGKYGKTIRPVNPEVAEKIIGGEEIITCRPADQIPPQMDELKAKLQELGYANPPIEDVLSYAVFPEVAVNFFKANGRM is encoded by the coding sequence ATGGCGAAAAAACCACTGAGAATTATGGAAACTGTGTTGCGTGACGGCCATCAGTCGCTCGCAGCTACCCGGATGCGTATTACCGATATGCTTCCCCAGTTGGAAATCCTTGACAACGTAGGCTACTGGGCTTTAGAAGCTTGGGGCGGCGCTACCTTCGACACCTGCCTTCGTTTTCTGAACGAAGATCCCTGGGAACGTTTGAAAACGCTCCGCAAACACATTACCAAAACTCCGATTTCGATGCTGCTTCGCGGCCAGAACATCTTGGGCTACAACCATTATGCCGATGATGTTGTGGAAGCTTTCGTAGCTAAAATGGTTGAACACGGCATTGGCGTTATTCGTATTTTTGACGCTCTTAATGACATCCGCAACCTGGAAACAGGTATCCGCGCTGGTAAAAAAGCCGGAGCTCATGTCCAAGGCGTATGCGTATATACCATCAGCCCGTATCATACCACCGAAAGCTACTTGGAATTGGCTCGCAGCCTTGTGGAACGCGGTGTTGATTCTATCTGTATCAAAGACATGGCTGGTTTGATTGCTCCTTACGAAGCATACAAATTGGTTAAAGCTATGAAGGAAGATCCGAAAATTGGCGTGCCGATTCATCTGCATTGCCATTACACCAGCGGCATGGCTTCCATGGCCTACCTAAAAGCTGCTGAAGCTGGTGTTGATATTGTTGACTGCGCTCTGTCGCCGTTTGCAATGGGTACTTCACAGCCTTGCACCGAGTCTCTGATCGCCACTTTCGAAGGTCACGAACGCGATACCGGTCTGAAAAAAGAAGACCTGTACCCGGTTGCTGATTATTTCTCTGGCGTCAAGAAATCCTTGGCTAACGACTTCAAACTGAACACTGCGTTTGACGTCTCCACGAAAGTCTTGACCTTCCAGGTACCTGGCGGCATGCTTTCCAATCTGCGTAACCAGCTCAAAGAGCAGGGTATGGAAGATAAATACGACGAGCTGCTTGAAGAAATGCCTCGCGTCCGCGCTGACCTTGGCTATCCTCCGCTTGTTACGCCTACCAGCCAGATTGTTGGCTCCATGGCAACCTTTAATGTCATGATGCAAAGCTTCGGCCAGGAACGTTATTCTCAAGTTCCTCGCGAAGTAAAAGATTTGGCCCGTGGTAAATACGGCAAAACCATTCGCCCGGTTAACCCCGAAGTGGCTGAAAAAATCATCGGCGGTGAAGAAATCATCACTTGCCGTCCGGCAGATCAGATTCCTCCGCAGATGGATGAACTGAAAGCTAAGTTGCAAGAACTTGGTTATGCTAATCCTCCGATCGAAGACGTTCTCTCTTATGCCGTCTTCCCGGAAGTGGCTGTCAACTTCTTCAAAGCTAACGGCCGGATGTAA